GCCGCAGCGGATGCACGCCTCCACGTGGTGGATGGCGGCCTGGGCGGTCTCCGAAGGAAGGGCCTCTTCGAAGCGACGTCCGCAGATCTCGCTCTGGGTGTGACCGAGGATGCGCTCAAAGGCCGGGTTGATGGCCGCAAAGCGGTAGTGGCCACTGGGCTCGACATCGATCCAGAAGACCCCGTCGGGGCTGTTCTCCTCGAGGCTGCGGAAGCGGTCGGAGATCTGTTCGGAGCGGGCCAGGGCCAGCCTGAGCTGGCGCTCCCGCGTGGCCAGGCGGGTGCCCAGGCTTTCGAAGGCCTGGGCGAGACGTCCGACTTCATTGGCGCCTCCTGCCAAGCCTGTCCGGACCGAGAAGTTGCCTTCGGACATCCGCTGGGCCACCGTCACCAGGCGGGAGATGGGGAGGGCGATGAGGAAAGCACCGAGCCACCACGCCAGGGCGATGAGGGCGAGCCCGAGGGCGCCGAGGATGGCTAGGTTCCGGTAGAAGGTCGCCCAGGCCCTGCGCACCAGGGGCTTCTCGGGAAGGCTCACCCGCAGCCATGCCCCATCCTCCCGTCCCGGATTCAGGTCCAGGTGCCGGATCCCCCGCAGAGTGGGGGCATCGCCCCGGAGATCCTGCTGGATGGTGGCCTGGGATCCCGGGGGAAGGCTGGCCATGTACGCCGGCGTCTCGGAGCTGTGGGCGAGGTCGGGGAGCCCGGCGGTCGAGTAGAGGAGGTGGCCCCGGTGGTCGAGGATGTCCAGGACTGCACCGGTGATCCCCAGGTCCCTGGGCAGGGCTCTCCCCAGGCGGGCCAGCGGAATCCCTGAGACCAGGACCCCCCGCAAGGAGCCGTCAGGGGCAAGGACTGGAGAGGCAATCGGCAGGACGAGCCTTCCCGTGTCCGCTGCCACGGTGAAGGAGCCCACATGGGGCTGCTTGGACGCGGTGACATGCTGGAAGTAGGCACGCTGGGCGATCTCCCGGGGGGCCGAAGCGCCGCCGTAGCCGAGGAGGTGCCCCTGGGGATCGGTGAGGAAGATGTTGTCCAGATGGGGGTTCTGTTTCAGCACCTGGCTGAGGATCGGCAGCTGGCCCCTGCTGTCCGCCTGCCCGAAGCCGGGGAGCTGGGCCAGGGTAGACAGGGTCTGCCGCACTTCCCCGATCAGGGAGCTCTCCCGCAGGGAGGCCAGCTCGGCTGCGATGAGGAGACGCTGCCGGGCTGTTTCCAGGAGCTCCGCCCGTTCCTTCATCTGCGCGTGGATGATCAGGCCCAGGAATGGCAGAATCACGGCTGCGACGAAGGCCAGCAGGTGGGTCCGGACGGACCACTTGGTGAAGGGCTTCAACGGGGGCTCCGGGACGGCTTGGGAAATCCTCGGGAAAGGCTGATGCTATCCTAGTGGTGATGGATATGAATCACAAGAAAATTGACGATGGAGCGGCGGGCTGATGTCCTCGATGGTGCCCCTGGCGGAGCGGATGAGGCCCAGCTCCCTGGAGCAGGTGGTGGGCCAGCAGCATCTGCTCGGACCCGGAGGCACGCTCCGGAATCTGACCCGCTCCGGGCGTCTGCCCTCCCTGGTGCTCTGGGGCCCCCCGGGCACCGGCAAGACCACCCTGGCCAGGCTCCTGGCCCGGGACACGGGCCATCCCTTCCTGGAGTTCTCGGGTGTCACCGGGAGCGCCGCCGAGCTCAAGAAGTTCCTTCTCGACCAGCGGGACATGCCCCTTTTCCGGGGGACCCCGCCGGTGGTCTTCCTGGATGAGATCCACCGCTTCAACCGGAGCCAGCAGGACATCCTCCTGCCCTTCCTGGAACGGGGGGAGGCCATCCTCATCGGAGCCACCACCGAGAACCCCGCCTTCTACCTCAACCCCGCCCTCCGGAGCCGCTGCCAGCTCCTGGCCCTGACGCCGCTGGAGGCCGGGGCCATCCGGGAGGTGTTGGGCCGGGCGCTCGAGCAGGAGAGGCCCGGGGAGGCCCCTTCCGAAGAGATCCTGGACTGGATCGCCCGCTGGGCTGGGGGGGATCTGCGGGCCGCCCTCACGGGGCTGGAGACCTGGCTGGGATTCCCAGGGGGAGCCCGCGACTTGGCCACCCTCCAGGCGACCCTGGGGGGCAGGGTCATGTACGACCGGGCGGATGGCCACTACGACCTTGCCAGCGCCTTCCAGAAGAGCCTCCGGGGCTCCGATCCGGATGCGGCCCTGTACTATCTGGCCCGCATGATCCGGGGTGGGGAGGACCCTCGCTTCATCGCCCGGCGCCTGATGGTCTGCGCCTCGGAGGATGTCGGGAACGCCGACCCGATGGCCTTCATCCTGGCCGAGGCCGCCAGCCGCGCCGTGGAGCAGATCGGGTGGCCCGAGGCCCGGATCCCCCTGGCCCAGGCCGTGACCTATGTGGCCCAGGCCCCCAAGTCCAATGCCTCCTACCTGGGCATCGATGCGGCCCTGGAGGCGCCGGACGAGCCTGTTCCCGAGGCCCTGAGGGATGCCCACACCGCCACCAGCCGCCAGGCTGGGCGAGGTCAGGGCTACTTCTACTCCCACGACGACTACGAACGGCCCCAGGCCTTCCTGCCCATGGCTCTGCGGGGGCGCTCCTTCTATCGCCCCCTCCGTCCCCAGGAGCGCAACTGGAAGGACCGTCAGGAGCCTTCTCAGGAGGCCTTCGCCAGCCTCTGGGCGCTCTGGCTGGAGGTCCATCCTGAAGGAGGCGAGCCCCCCATGGAGGCCTGGTGCGCCGAGCTCGGCTGCAGCCGGGAGGCCCTGGCCCGGGTCATCGCCCGGGCCTGCGGGACGAGGTTCATCCTGCGGCGGGCCCTGATCGTCAGCCCGGAAACATGAGAGGCACCCGCTCCTGCTGCTCGAGCACGGCCTTCAGCACCATCCTGAGGCGGACCCGGTCCAGGTGGAGGGCCTGCAGGCTGCTCCGGGCCTGGCCGGCCTGAACAGGCTCTCCGGGCCTTTCCATGAGCGCGAGCACACCATCCACCAAGCGGAGCAGATGACTGTCCTCCTCGAGCCCTCCGTCCGGGGCATGCTGGAGCCGGGCCAGCTCGATGAGGTGGGCGGGCAGCTGCCAGGTTTCCAGGGCTTCGATGCCGATGGGGCCATGGACCTCCTCCAGGAGGGCGTCCACGGCTGCCGGGGCGAGATCGGGGGGAGCCTGTCCGGCGATGATGAGCCGGGCCAGGGAGCGCAGGGCCAGGGTCTTGCCGATGTCCACGAACATGCCTCCCAGGAAGACCCGGTCGGGGCGTCCCACATGCTGTTCGAAGGAGCACTGGCTGGCGGCGAAGGCCATGGTCATGGTCCGCCGGAAGAGGGCCTGCCAGCGGTCGGGGAAGGTCTCATACTCCACCCGGACGGCCACATCGAAGAGGGAGCGTCCCGCCACGCCCGCCGCGATCTCACCCACGCCCCGGATCCCGATCCTCATCACGGCGGTCCTGAGATCGAGCACATCCTGCCCGCGGTGGTAGAGGGCGGAGTTGGCCACCCGCATCAGGTGGGCTGAAATGGCGGGGTCGGGGCTGATGGTGCGGATCAGCTCATGGATGTCCACCTCCGGCTGGGCCAGGAGATCCATGACCTTCACCGCCAGAGAAGGGAAGGAGGAGGGGGCTGGCCGGTTCCGGGATGCGTGCGAGAGCACCGCCTGTCCCAGGGCGATGGGAGGCGCCATGGGAGGAGCCGGAGCCAGCGCTTCCCCGGGGCCCAGGAGCTGCCAGAGATCGTTCAGCTGCTCCGGCTCCTCCACCCGGCCGGGAGCCGTCTCCTTCGCGGAGACAGGGGCCTCCCCGGCGTCCGCAGGGGGTCTGGACCTGAAGAGGGAAGTCAGCCGGGAGAACACCCTGTCAGCTTAGCCGGGATCCCGGTTGGTGCAATTCCTCCTGGGGGGCATGGTAGTTTCATCTCATGCGTGTTGTCCTTCCGCTCCTGGCCGTCTTCTCTGCACTGCTCCCGGCGCAGGATCTCTCCCCCGGGGCCACCATCCCGCTCCCGGTCCGCATCAACCTGGACCCGGTCCTCGGCTCGGCGGAGCAGCGTGTGCCCAGGGTGCCCCCGGGGATCCAGACCTGGACCCCGGTTCCCGGCAGCAGCACCAAGGTCTTCCGCTTCAACCTCTATCGGGATGGCCTGATGGTCAACCTGAACCGGAACCAGGTGACGGTGCGGACCCCTGTGCACTATTGGATGGAGGTGGGACTCCAGGTCAGGGGGCTGGTGAAGTCGTTGGGGGTCTGTGGGCTTGGCCCCGACGGCTTCCGGCAGGCCTGGCTGGGTGCCCAGGCAGACTTCTGGATCACCCCCCAGTGGGGGGTGGACCTCCATGTGAGCGCCCTGGATCCCCTGGCCTCCAATCCCTGCACCATCACCTTCCTGGACTACGACATCACCGGCCAGGTCCTGGCGGGGATGAAGGACGCCATGACCCGGGGCGTCCAGGGGATGGAGCAGCAGGTGAGGGGCTCGGGCATGCTCCGCGCCAAGGCTGAGGAGGTCTGGCGCCTTGCCCAGCAGCCCCTGGAGGTGAGCCCGGGCATCTTCCTGATGCTGGGGCCGCGCCAGGTCCGCCTGGGGCCCTGGCAGAGCGAGGGGCATGTGCTCATCGCCATGCCCGAGATCGAGGCCGCCCCCTATCTTCAGTTCGGTGCCCGGCCCCAGGTCGGCCTCCTGCCTCTCCCGAATCTGGAATTGGCCCAGGGCGGGAGCTCCCCCGTCTTCCGGGTCCGGGTCGGCGCGGAGCTGCCTTTTACCGAGGCCACGGCCCAGCTCCGCCGGCAGCTGGCGGGGCACACCTTCGAGACAGAGAAGGGGCGCTTCGAGGTGCGGGATGTCCGGATCCAGGGGCAGGAGGGCCGGGTCCTGCTGGAGGTGGACCTGAAGGGGAAGGTGGACGGGCACCTTGCCCTGGTGGGCACCCCGGTCATCGACCCCGCCACCGGTGCCCTGGAGCTGAAGGACCTGGACTACACCCTGGAGAGCCGCAGCTGGATCACCCACTTCGCCGAGTGGCTCTTCCGCTCCACCCTGCGGAAGACCCTGGGGGAGAAGGCCAACTGGTTCCTGCACCGGAATCTGGACACCCTGCGAGGGCAGGTGCAGGCCGGGCTCAACCGGGAGCTGGCTCCCGGGGTCTCCCTCCACGGGCAACTGGACCGATTCTCCCTGGCCCAGCCCCAGGTACTGGCGGACCGCTTCCGGGTGGATGCGTACTTGGAAGGGCAGGTCCAGGTCGCTCTGAGCCCCCAAGGATTCTGAGCGGAGAGGGCGCTGCGGCTATATGATTACGGGGCTGAACCCGCAGAAGGAGGCACCGTGAACATCCTGACCATTGATGATGCCCGATTCCAGCGGAGCCAGATGGTCCGCATGCTCACCGAGATGGGTCACTCCGTGAAGGAGGCGGTGAACGGGCAGGAGGGCTTCATGACCCTTCTCCAGGAGATGCCGGATGCGGTCATCTGCGACCTGCTCATGCCCGTTCTGGACGGCTTCGCCTTCCTGGGGCTGGTGCAGAAGCACCAAGTGGGAGTCCCGGTGATCATCGTCTCGGCGGACGTTCAGGACAGCAGCCGGAAGGAGTGCCTGGATCTGGGGGCCAGGGCCTTCCTCAATAAGCCCTGTCGGCGCGAGGAGCTGGAGTCGGTGCTGAAGGCCATCGAAACCGAGCGGGGCACCGCATGATCACCCGGGAGGAGTTCAACGACGCCCTGGCGGAGCTGGTGAACGTCGGGGTGGGGAGGGCCGCCTCGTCCCTGAGCGCCATGGTGAACGAGCGGATTGAGCTCTCCGTGCCCCGGGTCGTGACCATCCCCCATGCCGACATCTCCCGCCACCTCAACCTGGAGCATGAGATCGGGCTCTCGGAGGTGGTGGTGGTGGTCCAGCAGGCCTTCAGCGGAAAGGTGGGGGGGGCTGCCTCCATCCTCTTCCCGGTGGAGAGCGCCCGGAAGCTGGTGGGGCTCCTCACCGGGGGGCTCCTGAGCGACGAGGAGCTGGATCTGGAGCGGGAGGCGGCCCTCACCGAAGTGGGCAACATCCTCATCAACGGCGTGATGGGCACCATCGGCAACATCATTGATGTCGAGATCCGCTATCACCTGCCGGAATACGTTGAGTGCAACTCCACGGACCTCCCCCGCGTCTTCCAGGAGCGGGACCTCATGCTGGCCGTGGTCCTGATCGCCATCTCCGGTCAGGAGATCAAGGGACACCTGGTGCTCCTCTTCGACATCCCCTCCATGGACAACCTCGGCTCGATCATCGAGGACATGACCCGCGGCGACCGCTGAGCCCTCTTCCAGAAGGACCCCCACAGCTCCCATGCCTGATCTCTCCGGTCCCACCTCCCTTCGGGTGCTCGACTTCGTGCCCAGTGGCTGCTGCGTGGTCGGGAGGGAGGGGGGCATCCTCTTCTGGAACCAGACCCTGGAGCTCTGGACCGGCATGAGATCCCCGGAGGTCCTGGGCAGGAGTCTCTTCGAGCTCTACCCGGCGCTGGCAGAACCCCGCTACCGGGACCGGATCCTTGCGGTGCTCCAGCAGGGGATCCCCACCGTCTTCTCCTCCTCCCTCAACCCCAGCTTCTTCCCCTGCCAGAAATCCGGCGGGCGGCCGCGGATCCAGGAAACCACTCTGGTGCGCCTGGATGACGACGCCGGGGGGGAAGGGCGCGTGCTGATCGTGATCACGGATGTGACCGAACAGGTGGAGCGGGGGGAGAAGTACCGCCAGGCCCGGCTGCAGGCGGTCCGGGATGCCCGGGAGCTGCGGGAGAGCGAGGAGCGGCGGCGCATCATCGCGGATCTCTCCCTGGCCACCATCCTCATCGGGGATGCCGAAGGGGTCATCCATGAGGCGAACAGTGCTGCGGGGCCCATGTTCGGCCGGGAGCCCTCTTCCGTGACCGGTCTGCCCCTGGCCAGCCTGGTGCCGGAGGAGGGGAACTTGGTTCCGATCACCGGCGAGGGGGAGGAGGCTTCCGGAGACGGCCGGGAGGTGGAGTGCCTCCGGGCGGATGGCAGCCGCTTCCCCGCCCGGCTCATCGTCAGGCCACTCCAGTTGGGGGACACCCCTGGCTTCGTGGCCCACATCTGGGACATCTCGGAGCGCAAACGGACGGAGGAGGTCCTGCGCCAGAGCCAGAAGCAGGAGAGCCTGGCCATCCTGGCGGCCGGGATCGCCCATGACTTCAACAACCACTTCGGAGGGATCCTGGGCAACCTGGATCTCATCGGGAACCGCCTGTCGGAGGGCTCGCCCCTGGTGCCCTACCTGGACCGGGTCCGCCAGGAGATCCTCCGGGCGACGGGGCTCTCCAGGAAGATGCTGGCCCTGGCGGGCTCGCCCAACCTGGCCGTGGGGCAGGTGGAGCTGAACCAGGTCGTGGAGGAACTCCGGCCTGGCATCCTGGCTCTCCTGCCCGAGGGCGGGGAGCTTTGCCTCATCTGCGACCCCGAGCCCATCCCGGTGGAGGGTGATGCCTTCCAGTTGCGGCAGATCATCCTCGGGGTGGCCACCAATGCCGTGGAGGCCCTTGCCCCGGGCGGGGGCAGGGTGGAACTCCGCACCGGAAGGGTCTTCCTGGACCGGGAGTGTCTCAACCGGGACTTTCCGGGGCAGCCCATGGTCTTCGGGGACTTCGGCTTCCTTGAAGTGCGGGACAGCGGCTCGGGCATTCCCCCGGAGCTCATGTCCCGGATCTTCGATCCCTTCTTCTCCACCAAGTTCTGCGGTCGGGGTCTGAGTCTGGCCTTCGTCCGCAGCATCCTCCAGGCCCACGGGGGTGGGTGGTCCATCCAGAGCCAAGTGGACCTCGGGACGGTCTTCACCCTCTACCTGCCTGTGCAACCGGACTCCGGAGGCCCGGCATCCGAGGGCGTGGAGCCGGTCAGCGCTGCGACCGGGGGCCTCATCCTGGTGGTGGATGACGAGGCGGTGCTGCGGGAGTCCACCGCCGAGCTCCTCCATGAACTGGGCTACCGGGTGGAGATGGTGGAGAACGGGCGGGAGGCGGTGGATTTCTACCGGAGCCACCCCGGGGGGGTGTCCCTGGTGCTCATGGACATGACCATGCCGGTCATGGGGGGGCGGGACGCCTTCCTCGCCCTTCGGGAGATGGACCCCGAGGCCAAGGTGATCCTCATGAGTGGTTACAGCGAGCTGGATGTGACCCAGGCCTTCCGCAGTGGGGAACTCTCGGCCTTCCTGCCCAAGCCCTTCCGCCTGACCGAGCTGGCCCAGGTGGTGGAGGCGGCGGTGGGGCTGCCGTGAGCGGTGTCCTGCGACAGCTCCATGGGGCCCTGGGTTTGGCTTCCGGGCTCGTGCTGGTGGGGGGGGGCGTCCGGGATCGCCTCCTGGGCCGCCAGGGGGGCGACCTGGACCTCGCCTCGGCCCTCCTGCCGCAGGAGGTCATGGAACGGGCCAGGCGGGCAGGGCTCAAGGCCATCCCCACCGGCCTCCAGCACGGCACGGTGACGGTGGTGGCGGAGGGCACCCCCTTCGAGATCACCACCTTCCGCGGAGACGGCGACTACCTGGATGGCAGGCGTCCCGAGACGGTGACCCTGGGGGTGAGCCTGGAGGAGGACTTGGCCCGGCGGGACTTCACGATCAATGCCATGGCCCTCCCCGTGGAGGCGGTGGATGCCCCGGACTGGGAAGGGTGGATCGTCGATCCCTTCGGAGGACGGGCGGATCTGGAGGCGGGTCTCCTCCGCGCCGTGGGGGATCCCCTGCAGCGCTTCGCCGAGGACGGTCTCCGGCCCCTGCGGGCCTGCCGTTTCGCCGCCCAGTTGGGTTTCGCCCTGGACCCCGCCACCCTGGCGGCCATCCCCCAGCGCCTTGAGGTGGCCCGCAGGGTCGCGGTGGAGCGGGTCCTGGTGGAGCTGGGCAAGCTGCTCCTGGGACAGGCCGCCGGGCGGGGCCTGGAGCTGCTGGAGGGGGCAGGGCTCATGGACCTCTGGCTGCCGGAGCTCCGGCCCCTGGTGGGGCTGGAGCAGGGGCGGCACCACCGCTTTGATGCCTGGGGGCATACCCGAGCCGCCGTGATGGCTGCGCCTTGCGAAATGCCCCTCCGCTGGGCGGCCCTGCTCCACGATCTGGGCAAGGCCTCCACCCGAAGCGTGGATGCCGCGGGCCAGACCCACTTCCACGGCCATGAGGAGGCTTCGCTCCGCCTCGCGGTCGCCGTGCTCGAGCGCCTCAAGGCCAGTCGGGCCCTTCAGGACTCCGTGGCCGCCCTCATCCGCCATCACGGCACCCATCCGGGACCGGAGTGGGGGGACGGGGCCTGTCGCCGCTTCCTGCGCCGCCTGGCGGAGGATCGGCTGCCCCTGGCGACCTGGGCAGCCTTCCGGCTGGCAGACCAGCGGGCCAAGGGCTGGGGGGAGGAGGGCTGCCTGCCCGGGCACCAGGCCATGCTGGCGCGTCTGGAGGCCCTGGCGGCCGCCCGGCCGCCCCTTTCCACCAAGGCCCTGGCCCTGGATGGACGCGCCCTCATGAAGCTCCTGGGGCGCTCTGGAGGTCCCTGGCTCGGTGAGCTGCAGACCCATCTCCTGGAGCGCCTGATGGACAGCCCCGAAGGGAACACCCCGGAGACCCTGGGCCAGTGGGCCCTGGACTGGGTGGACCGGGAGCGCGCCTGAGCCGGTCCGTGGGATGATGGCCTCTTTCCGCAGGATCGGAGGACGGATGGACCCCTTGGAGAGGATGAAGGAACTGGCCGCGCAGGTGCTGGAGCACCGGAGGCGCTACTACATCCTGGACCAGCCGGTGATCTCGGACGTGGAATACGATGCTCTGGAGCAGGAACTCCGGAGCCTGGAGGCGGAGTCTCCCCTTCTGGCGGATCCCAACAGCCCGACCCGGCGGGTGGGAGCGCCCCCCGTCGAGGGCTTCCCCAAGGCCCGGCATGGTGTCTACATGCTCAGCCTGGACAACGCCTACTCCGAGGCCGACCTGCGGGAGTGGGAGGGACGGGTCCTGAAGGGGCTCCCCGGTGAGCGTCCCGCCTATGCCATGGAACTCAAGGTGGATGGCCTCTCCCTGAGCCTGATCTACCGGGGCCGCCGGCTCGTGCGGGCTGTGACCCGGGGGGACGGGGAAACGGGCGAGGAGGTGACCGAGAACGCCCGGACCATCGCGGACATCCCCCTGGAGCTGCCCGCCGACGCCCCGGAGGAGCTGGAGGTCCGGGGAGAGGTCTTCCTCTCCCGGCGGCGCTGGGAGGAGCTCAACTCCGAGCGGGATGTCCGGGGTGAGGCACGTTTCGCCAATCCCCGGAACGCCGCCAGCGGCTCCATGAAGCTGCTGGACAGCCGGGAGGTGGCCCAGCGCCGCCTCCAGTTCCTGCCCTGGCAGCTCCTGGGGGCCCCCTGCCACTCAGCGGCCATGGCCCAGCTGGAGCGCTGGGGCTTTGCCCGGATGCCCGCCCACGCCGAGGGAGACCTGGAGGCCGCCCTGGCCTTCATCACTGTCCAGGGAGAAGCCCGGCTGAAGCTTCCCTTCGATACGGATGGGGTTGTCCTCAAGGTGGACGAAGCCGCGCTGCAGGAGCGGCTGGGCACCACGGACCGGGTGCCCCGCTGGGCCATCGCCTACAAGTTCCCGGCCATCCAGAGCACCACCCTGGTGCAGGGGATCACCTGGCAGGTGGGCCGCACGGGCAAGCTCACCCCGGTGGCCGAGCTGGAGGCGGTCCAGGTGGCGGGCTCCACGGTGCGCCGAGCCACCCTCCACAATGCGGAGGAGCTGGGCCGCCTGGGGGTCCGGGTGGGCTGCCGGGTCTTCATCGAAAAGGGGGGGGACGTGATCCCCAAGGTCGTCGCGGTGGTGCCCGGCAGCCTGCCCCCGGATGGGCCGGAAGCGGCCATCCCCGTGGCCTGTCCTGTCTGCGGCGGGTCCGTGGGCAAGGATGACGACGAGGAGGTGGCCATCCGCTGCCAGAACCCCGAGTGCCCTGCCAAGCTGGAGGCCCGGCTCCAGCATCTGGGGAGCCGAGTGGCCCTGGATCTGGAGGGGCTGGGGGAGGCTCTGGTGGTCCAGTTGGTGGCCACCCAGCGCTTCCGCCAGCCCTGGGATCTCTTCTCCCTGTTGAAGGATCCCGCCCAGGCCATGGCCTTCCTCGCTGGGCTTGAGCGTATGGGGGAAAAGAGCGCCGGGAGCCTGCTGGAGGAGCTGGACCGGGCGCGGCACAAGCCCCTCTCCCGCTGGATCCACGCCCTGGGCATCCCCTTCGTGGGGGCCAAGACCGCCGAGCTGCTGGCGGAAGCCTTCCGGAGCCTGGAGGGCCTCTGGGCGGCCCGGGAGGAGGAGCTCCAGCGGGTGGATGAAGTGGGGCCCAAGGTGGCCGGAGCGCTCCAGGCCTTCTTCACCCTCCATCCCACCCTGCCCGCCGAGCTGGAAGGGCTGGGCATCCGCCCGGAGGCCCCGGCGGAGCGGGATCTCAGCGCCGCCCCCCTCAGGGGGCAGGTGGCGGTGGTGACGGGCACTCTGCCGACCCTCGGGCGGGAGGAGGCAGAGGCCCTCCTGAAGGTCCTGGGGGCCAAGGTCACGGGTTCGGTCTCGAAGAAGACCACTCTTCTCGTGGCCGGGGAGAAGGCGGGCTCCAAGCTGGACAAGGCCCGGGAGCTGGGGATCCCCGTCCATGACGAGGCCTGGCTGCTGGGGGTGAAGGGGTGAGGGGCTGGGTCCTCATCACCGGCTGCTCCTCGGGCATCGGCCGAGCCCTGGTGGCGGAGTGCCGCCGCACCGGGTGGGGTGTGGTGGCCACCGCCCGGCGGCTCGAGGCCCTGGCGGATCTGATGCCGGGCGAGGACCTGAGGCTGCTGCGGCTGGACATCACCGACCCGGCCAGTCTCGAGGCTGCCGTGGGCGCCTGCTCGGAGCTGCCCCTCAAGGCCCTCATCAACAATGCGGGCTACGGCCAGATGGGGCCCCTGGAGGCCCTTCGCCCACAGGAGCTGCGCGCCCAGCTCGAGACCAATGTGGTGGGGTTGCATGCCGCTACCTGTGCCTTCCTGCCCCTGATCCGGTGCCACGCGGCTCCCGGCGAGGGCCGCATCGTCCACATCGCCTCGGTGCTGGGGCGCTTCTCCATCCCCATGGCGGGAGCCTACAACGCCTCCAAGCATGCGGTGGTGGCCCTGGCGGAGACCCTGCGCCTGGAGATCGGCCGGGAGGTCCCGGTGATTCTGGTGGAGCCCGGGGCCATACGCAGCGAGTTCCGCAACACCCTCATGAAGGCCTGGGGTGACCTTCCCGAGCGACTCCAGGGCACGCCCTATGCCCAGGTTCTGGAGAGCTATCGCAGGCAGCGGGAGGATTTCGCCCGGGACCACGGACTGTCGGCCGAGGCCGCCGCGGAGTGCGTCGTGAGGGCTCTCAATGCCCGCAGACCGCCCCGCAGGGTGCCCGTCGGACGCGATGCCCTGGCGGTGAGCCTGCTGCGGCGCCTTGTCCCGGACTGCTTGTGGGAGAAAGTGCTCAGGCGCATGTACGGGCTGTGATTTCTGTCACACGGATGGGGTTGGTGTCTATGGTTTTCAATGGTTTTATGTAAACTGATTCATCCGAATCGATATTATCGATCAGGAATTTTAATCACCATTTTCTGATCGAGGCCCTATGTCGACTTCGAAACTTCCGTCCCGTGCCTGGGTGGTGCTGTGGATGGCCACTGGGGTGAACTTCCTGGGGGGCCTGCTCTACATCTGGAGCGTGGTGGGCAAGGCCCTCATCAAGTCCGGGTGGACCAGCAAGCAGGCCTCACTGCCCTACACCACCGCCACGGTGGCCTTCGTGATCTCCATGTTCCTGTTGGGGCGGGTCCAGGACCGGAAGGGGCCCCGCTTCGTGGGCACCCTGGCTGGGATCTTCACCGGCACCGGGATGATCCTCTCCGGCCTGGTGCACAGCCCCCTCCTCATGACCCTCACCTTCGGAGTGCTGGTGGGGGCCGGCAGCGGCACCATTAATGTCTCCACCACGCCCCCGGCCCTGAAGTGGTTCCCCTCCGCCAAGAAGGGCATGATCACGGGCATCGTGGTGGCCGGTATCGCCTTTGCCTCGGTGATGTATGCCCCCCTGGTGACCTATCTGATCGGGGTCTACGGGGTGTCCAGGGCCTTCATCATCGTGGGGGTCGCTCTCCTGATCCTGATGGTGGGTTTCGCCCAGTTCCTGTGCAACCCGCCAGTCGGCTATGACCCCAATGCCGGCGCAGCCAAGGCGGCGGTCG
The sequence above is drawn from the uncultured Holophaga sp. genome and encodes:
- a CDS encoding response regulator gives rise to the protein MNILTIDDARFQRSQMVRMLTEMGHSVKEAVNGQEGFMTLLQEMPDAVICDLLMPVLDGFAFLGLVQKHQVGVPVIIVSADVQDSSRKECLDLGARAFLNKPCRREELESVLKAIETERGTA
- a CDS encoding HDOD domain-containing protein — its product is MFSRLTSLFRSRPPADAGEAPVSAKETAPGRVEEPEQLNDLWQLLGPGEALAPAPPMAPPIALGQAVLSHASRNRPAPSSFPSLAVKVMDLLAQPEVDIHELIRTISPDPAISAHLMRVANSALYHRGQDVLDLRTAVMRIGIRGVGEIAAGVAGRSLFDVAVRVEYETFPDRWQALFRRTMTMAFAASQCSFEQHVGRPDRVFLGGMFVDIGKTLALRSLARLIIAGQAPPDLAPAAVDALLEEVHGPIGIEALETWQLPAHLIELARLQHAPDGGLEEDSHLLRLVDGVLALMERPGEPVQAGQARSSLQALHLDRVRLRMVLKAVLEQQERVPLMFPG
- a CDS encoding chemotaxis protein CheC codes for the protein MITREEFNDALAELVNVGVGRAASSLSAMVNERIELSVPRVVTIPHADISRHLNLEHEIGLSEVVVVVQQAFSGKVGGAASILFPVESARKLVGLLTGGLLSDEELDLEREAALTEVGNILINGVMGTIGNIIDVEIRYHLPEYVECNSTDLPRVFQERDLMLAVVLIAISGQEIKGHLVLLFDIPSMDNLGSIIEDMTRGDR
- a CDS encoding cache domain-containing protein → MKPFTKWSVRTHLLAFVAAVILPFLGLIIHAQMKERAELLETARQRLLIAAELASLRESSLIGEVRQTLSTLAQLPGFGQADSRGQLPILSQVLKQNPHLDNIFLTDPQGHLLGYGGASAPREIAQRAYFQHVTASKQPHVGSFTVAADTGRLVLPIASPVLAPDGSLRGVLVSGIPLARLGRALPRDLGITGAVLDILDHRGHLLYSTAGLPDLAHSSETPAYMASLPPGSQATIQQDLRGDAPTLRGIRHLDLNPGREDGAWLRVSLPEKPLVRRAWATFYRNLAILGALGLALIALAWWLGAFLIALPISRLVTVAQRMSEGNFSVRTGLAGGANEVGRLAQAFESLGTRLATRERQLRLALARSEQISDRFRSLEENSPDGVFWIDVEPSGHYRFAAINPAFERILGHTQSEICGRRFEEALPSETAQAAIHHVEACIRCGSAKKVQDWLETPAGTRRLDYQIIPLPAPGGEVQCLVGFCRDITEAHLAEEALRQSQKLNSLGVLAGGIAHDFNNLLTAILGNLNLAQIKLGTTTPAAGFLENIERTVLRASDLTRQLLAYSGRGHFVVKPLDLSRAVMEMTHLLEVSISKKIHLEYRFAENLPPVEADAAQIQQVIMNLVTNANEAIGDRSGLISISTRCVEINESFISLTFPDQLIDPGLFVVLEVSDSGCGMSRKVMERIFDPFFTTKSQGKGLGLSAMLGILRGHRAGIRIYSELDRGSVFKLFFPAARGAVLPPDYVSPALPIRAEGTILVVDDEPDIRENACIALESLGFTVLTAADGLEAVEVYREYRDEIRAVLMDLTMPRLDGKEALQRIRTLDPKACIILSSGYSEQDIRHTFGDGMPSGFIQKPYQIKDLQHAIVDGIRLSAKALPPA
- a CDS encoding DUF4403 family protein gives rise to the protein MRVVLPLLAVFSALLPAQDLSPGATIPLPVRINLDPVLGSAEQRVPRVPPGIQTWTPVPGSSTKVFRFNLYRDGLMVNLNRNQVTVRTPVHYWMEVGLQVRGLVKSLGVCGLGPDGFRQAWLGAQADFWITPQWGVDLHVSALDPLASNPCTITFLDYDITGQVLAGMKDAMTRGVQGMEQQVRGSGMLRAKAEEVWRLAQQPLEVSPGIFLMLGPRQVRLGPWQSEGHVLIAMPEIEAAPYLQFGARPQVGLLPLPNLELAQGGSSPVFRVRVGAELPFTEATAQLRRQLAGHTFETEKGRFEVRDVRIQGQEGRVLLEVDLKGKVDGHLALVGTPVIDPATGALELKDLDYTLESRSWITHFAEWLFRSTLRKTLGEKANWFLHRNLDTLRGQVQAGLNRELAPGVSLHGQLDRFSLAQPQVLADRFRVDAYLEGQVQVALSPQGF
- a CDS encoding replication-associated recombination protein A — protein: MSSMVPLAERMRPSSLEQVVGQQHLLGPGGTLRNLTRSGRLPSLVLWGPPGTGKTTLARLLARDTGHPFLEFSGVTGSAAELKKFLLDQRDMPLFRGTPPVVFLDEIHRFNRSQQDILLPFLERGEAILIGATTENPAFYLNPALRSRCQLLALTPLEAGAIREVLGRALEQERPGEAPSEEILDWIARWAGGDLRAALTGLETWLGFPGGARDLATLQATLGGRVMYDRADGHYDLASAFQKSLRGSDPDAALYYLARMIRGGEDPRFIARRLMVCASEDVGNADPMAFILAEAASRAVEQIGWPEARIPLAQAVTYVAQAPKSNASYLGIDAALEAPDEPVPEALRDAHTATSRQAGRGQGYFYSHDDYERPQAFLPMALRGRSFYRPLRPQERNWKDRQEPSQEAFASLWALWLEVHPEGGEPPMEAWCAELGCSREALARVIARACGTRFILRRALIVSPET